The following are encoded together in the Coturnix japonica isolate 7356 chromosome 8, Coturnix japonica 2.1, whole genome shotgun sequence genome:
- the LRRC41 gene encoding leucine-rich repeat-containing protein 41, producing MAAPSGVMSAERPDTLQALSAAAVSRSMAALEPDVWALPGHLLRGLLPLLSVFRLERAEAAARRAGLSTQPIWRQLWDDVMKTRPPNSENIRCWKKKFFETFFSNVLHGVLDVSSDWRLNDHHFSPLLHSSPHVSQLTLCNMLQGAVELVAERNQKVLENLASSLRILKFQHLLSSDQSIRHSLVLLLHRLIHHGSVSHVSMCAWPVPDTVLLVLILSMSAGFWRSGNALTYHSSPCGLCREEGDTQSQKTTQEPSEKGCCSEEWTDGIHQKESPRALEQADRRAEVNGRVADTGQNTALSGLNCFPLENQACEEADIKVSCNHTSRQGSSCFSEQPPHRSALRKSRRRVKSAVGKKRRCLRRSRALCADLDDLYDFVFTVAREDSSVSIDQNTTTEGENAENLSSSSTGSLCCGHAGCKRRGGSSGIFSLKASHRFRSVSTLELFSIPLTGDMCRTLSNLLSSWVSLENLVLSYNGLGANIFCILSGLQALSQHSGCCLRVLRVSDVFSHMPCMELVRCILSVFPQLRTLSVSFDLKNQLEGNRPEGNSSCSDSEIPECCLEQLEIRFPREPLHTTFLLPVLKASKSLQQLSLDSATLPSSQELGLLLQALKECNPNLKKLSFHDVNLADHQKEVLLLLQDPMLQEITFSFCRLFESCTTEFLSEIINTVKRNSSLKSLKLPGNRLGNHRLVALADIFSEDSSSSLCQLDVSSNCIKPDGLLEFTKKLEGYIQQRGGKIQFTHLRLFQNWLDQDAETAQEALRRLRAVCSVVNDSWDSSQAFADYISVM from the exons ATGGCGGCGCCGAGCGGGGTGATGTCGGCGGAGCGGCCTGACACGCTGCAGGCGCTGAGCGCGGCGGCCGTGAGCCGCAGTATGGCGGCCTTAGAGCCCGACGTGTGGG CGCTGCCCGGACACCTCCTGCGGGGGCTGCTGCCGCTGCTGTCCGTGTTCCGGCTGGAGAGAGCCGAGGCCGCCGCGAGGAGAGCAG ggcTGTCCACGCAGCCCATCTGGCGCCAGCTGTGGGATGATGTGATGAAAACCAGACCCCCCAACTCAGAG AATATCCGCTGCTGGAAGAAGAAGTTCTTTGAAACGTTCTTCTCAAACGTTCTTCATGGTGTCTTGGATGTTTCCTCTGACTGGCGCCTCAATGACCATCATTTCTCCCCGCTGCTCCACAGCTCACCCCATGTGAGCCAGCTTACTCTGTGTAACATGCTGCAGGGTGCGGTGGAGCTCGTTGCGGAGCGCAACCAAAAAGTGCTTGAGAACTTGGCCAGCTCATTGCGGATCCTGAAGTTCCAGCACCTCCTCTCCTCTGACCAGTCCATCAGGCATTCGCTGGTTTTACTCCTTCACCGGCTGATTCACCATGGCTCTGTCAGCCACGTGTCCATGTGTGCCTGGCCTGTACCTGACACGGTTCTTCTTGTTCTCATTTTGAGTATGAGTGCTGGGTTTTGGCGCTCAGGAAATGCTCTTACGTATCACAGCAGCCCGTGTGGCCTTTGCAGAGAGGAGGGAGATACTCAAAGCCAGAAGACAACACAAGAGCCATCTGAGAAGggctgctgcagtgaggagTGGACTGATGGCATACACCAGAAGGAATCTCCTCGTGCTCTGGAGCAGGCTGATAGGCGAGCAGAGGTGAATGGACGGGTGGCTGACACTGGCCAGAACACTGCCCTCTCTGGACTGAATTGCTTTCCTTTGGAGAACCAAGCGTGTGAGGAGGCAGACATCAAGGTGTCCTGCAATCACACAAGCAGACAAGGATCTTCCTGCTTCTCAGAACAGCCGCCCCATCGCTCTGCTCTTCGAAAGTCACGCAGACGGGTGAAATCTGCAGTAGGGAAGAAACGCCGCTGCCTCAGACGAAGCAGGGCGCTTTGTGCTGACCTGGATGACCtgtatgattttgtttttactgttgctAGAGAGGACAGCTCAGTGTCAATTGACCAAAACACCACaacagagggagaaaatgcTGAGAACTTGAGCAGCTCCTCCACAGGATCTCTGTGCTGTGGCCATGCTGGTTGTAAAAGAAGAGGAGGATCCAGTGGGATCTTTTCTCTAAAAGCTTCTCACCGCTTCCGAAGTGTGTCCACGCTGGAACTGTTCTCCATTCCTTTGACTGGTGACATGTGTCGGACTCTGAGTAACCTGCTAAGTTCCTGGGTGTCTTTAGAAAACCTGGTTCTGTCTTACAATG GCCTGGGTGCTAACATCTTCTGCATCCTCTCTGGGCTCCAGGCCCTCTCCCAGCACTCAGGCTGCTGCCTCCGTGTGCTGCGTGTGAGCGATGTGTTTTCCCACATGCCCTGCATGGAGCTTGTGCGCTGCATCCTGAGTGTCTTTCCCCAGCTCCGAACACTCTCGGTCAGCTTTGACCTCAAAAACCAACTGGAGGGAAACAGGCCAGAGGGGAATTCAAGCTGCAGTGATTCAGAAATCCCAG AGTGctgcctggagcagctggagatCCGATTCCCCAGGGAGCCTCTGCACACCACATTCCTGCTTCCAGTGCTTAAGGCATCAAAGTCCCTTCAGCAGTTGTCCCTCGACAGCGCCACGCTGCCTTCGTCTCAGGAGCTTGGGCTCCTTTTGCAGGCACTCAAAG aatGCAATCCAAATCTGAAGAAGCTGAGCTTTCACGATGTGAACCTGGCTGACCATCAGAAAgaagttctgcttttgcttcagGATCCCATGCTGCAAG AAATAACGTTCTCTTTCTGCCGGCTGTTTGAAAGCTGCACTACTGAGTTCTTGTCAGAAATAATCAACACAGTAAAGAGAAATTCATCTTTGAAGAGCCTCAAACTGCCTGGGAATCGCCTTG GGAATCACAGGCTGGTTGCCCTGGCAGacattttctctgaagattcctcctcttctctttgCCAGCTGGATGTCAG CTCAAA
- the LOC107317598 gene encoding cytochrome b-c1 complex subunit 6, mitochondrial produces MGLRDAVVHAGEPEEEEEEELVDPLTTVREHCEQTEKCVKARERLELCDARVSSRSHTEEQCTEELFDFLHARDHCVAHKLFSKLK; encoded by the exons ATGGGGCTGCGGGACGCGGTTGTTCACGCCGGAGAACCCGAG gaggaagaggaggaggagctggtg GACCCGCTGACCACTGTGAGGGAGCACTGCGAGCAGACCGAGAAGTGCGTGAAGGCCCGGGAGCGGCTGGAGCTGTGCGATGCACGGGTGTCCTCGCGGTCCCACACGGAGGAGCAGTGCACCGAGGAGCTCTTCGACTTCCTGCACGCCCGGGACCACTGT GTTGCCCACAAACTCTTCAGCAAGCTGAAGTGA
- the NSUN4 gene encoding 5-methylcytosine rRNA methyltransferase NSUN4 yields MAAPGGRAVLLRRVRVLGLSPVSRRYLYKKKWATTSPRIPATRLALHHFDTTYSLQLQELWPAVRAAMLCEQKYGALLNNFTSADLVAQQLELLGATDFVSEAARRDQCWQESAGVEAEKRKTLEGSGGDGPAVPAETSPLLRASVSSNIKCYTFPRGDISRFRPAWPDSLGILSYYLMDAASLLPVLALNVKPDDLVLDLCAAPGGKTLALLQTGACGYLAANDVSISRTKRLYHILNSYIPKKVREAVSVTSHDGRDWGELQRTTFHKVLVDVPCTTDRHSVMEEENNIFHKIRTKERQMLPMLQLQLLMAGILAAKPEGEVVYSTCSLSPLQNEHVVERAIDIAETQFNITVHVEDLSHFRMLFQDTFCFFSGCRLGELVLPHLTANFGPMYFCKLRRE; encoded by the exons ATGGCGGCACCGGGCGgccgggctgtgctgctgcGGAGGGTTCgtgtgctggggctgagccccgTGTCCCGGCGGTACCTCTACAAGAAGAAGTGG GCCACCACCTCCCCTCGCATCCCGGCCACCCGCCTGGCGCTGCATCACTTTGACACCACGTACagtctgcagctgcaggagctctggCCGGCCGTGCGAGCAGCAATGCTGTGCGAGCAGAAATACGGCGCCCTGCTCAACAACTTCACCTCTGCCGACCTCGTCgcccagcagctggagctgctcgGTGCCACCgattttgtttctgaagctgCCAGAAGGGATCAGTGTTGGCAGGAAAGTGCAGGGGTAGaagcagagaagaggaaaaccCTGGAGGGGTCTGGTGGAGATgggccagcagtgccagcagagaCGTCACCGCTGCTTCGTGCCTCTGTCAGCTCCAACATCAAGTGCTACACCTTCCCCAGGGGCGACATCTCACGCTTCCGTCCTGCGTG GCCAGACTCTCTTGGGATCCTCAGCTACTATCTCATGGATGCAGCATCCCTCCTGCCCGTTTTGGCCCTCAATGTGAAGCCAGATGACCTCGTCCTGGACCTCTGTGCAGCTCCAGGTGGCAAGAcgctggctctgctgcagacTGGGGCTTGTG GGTATCTGGCAGCCAATGATGTCTCCATTTCCCGAACAAAGAGGTTGTATCACATTCTCAATAGCTACATTCCCAAGAAGGTCAGGGAGGCTGTGAGCGTTACATCGCATGATGGAAGGGACTGGGGGGAGCTGCAACGTACAACTTTTCATAAG GTCCTTGTGGATGTGCCCTGCACAACAGACAGACACTCTGTCATGGAGGAGGAGAACAACATCTTCCACAAAATAAGAACCAAGGAGCGTCAGATGTTGCCAATGCTGCAGTTACAGCTGCTGAT GGCTGGGATCCTTGCTGCCAAACCAGAAGGAGAGGTGGTGTACTCCACGTGCTCCCTCTCTCCGCTGCAGAATGAACATGTGGTTGAGAGAGCGATAGACATCGCAGAAACTCAGTTCAACATCACTGTCCACGTTGAGGACCTGAGCCACTTCCGAATGCTCTTCCAGGACAcgttttgtttcttctcaggtTGCCGGCTGGGGGAGCTCGTTCTTCCTCACCTCACAGCCAACTTTGGGCCTATGTATTTCTGCAAGTTACGCCGAGAATAA
- the LOC107317595 gene encoding vitamin D3 hydroxylase-associated protein-like isoform X1, whose translation MRQFLSETELAPAAALALLCSSAAAVVVWKWLGKRHIQKKMEEARRTRDEGVKKMAKAVQQFREQVSSDKTDAILSLPLLELAGRLQEGSLSPRTVLYTYIQKALEVTQQTNCVQYFIPECEEQLQEIQQQREKGLLYGIPVSIKDHIGHKGHLSTCGLVKFLGTPEQEDSVLVKVLKRQGAIPFAKTNVPQSLFNYDCSNLIFGQTLNPLNHQKTPGGSSGGEGALIAGGGSLLGIGSDVGGSIRLPSSFCGLCGLKPTAQRLSLSGINGPVDGIVSVPYALGPMARDVDSLALCMKALLCEEMFQLDPTVPPIPFNEEVYSSSAPLRIGYYDTDGYFPLPPCMRRAVHETKEALQAAGHQLVLFSPLHIHRVMTELFLKTFFADGGRAWLDVFTGNIVDPSLKPQVNFCRIPRLGKKILALILKPLFPRMADYLNALCGMRSVKEMWDHQHQIEVYRSEFITQWRELQLDVMLCPVLGPAFTIGFPGKLLSAISSTMLYNVLNFPAGVVPVSTVTEADEEELKIYRGCCDDLWDRTLKQAVEGAVGLPVAVQCVALPWQEEMCLRFMKEVETLSRAKRAA comes from the exons ATGAGACAGTTCCTATCAGAGACAGAgctggctcctgctgctgctcttgcccttctctgcagttcagcagcagctgtagtGGTCTGGAAATGGCTGGGCAAAAGGCACATCCAGAAGAAGATGGAAGAGGCTCGGAGGACCCGGGATGAAGGTGTGAAGAAAATGGCAAAAGCTGTCCAACAGTTCAGGGAGCAG GTCTCCAGTGACAAGACAGATGCCATCCTTTCCCTGCCCTTGCTGGAACTtgctgggaggctgcaggaagggTCCCTGTCCCCCAGAACTGTCCTTTATACTTACATACAGAAG GCCCTGGAAGTGACCCAGCAGACAAACTGCGTGCAGTATTTTATCCCAGAATGTGAAGAGCAGCTCCAGGAAATACAAcagcagagggagaaagggCTTCTCTATGGCATTCCTGTCAGCATCAAGGATCACATTGGTCACAAG GGGCATCTATCAACCTGTGGGCTCGTGAAGTTCCTTGGCACTCCAGAGCAGGAGGACAGTGTCCTAGTCAAGGTTCTGAAGAGACAAGGGGCCATCCCATTCGCTAAGACCAATGTGCCACAATCCCTCTTCAA CTATGACTGCAGCAATCTCATTTTTGGCCAGACGCTGAACCCCCTCAACCACCAGAAGACCCCCGGGGGCTCCTCAGGAGGGGAGGGAGCTCTGATTGCAGGGGGAGGCTCCCTTCTGGGTATTGGCTCAGATGTCGGTGGTAGCATCCGTCTTCCATCCAGCTTCTGTGGGCTGTGTGGGCTCAAACCCACAGCCCAAAGGCTCAG tcTGTCTGGAATTAATGGCCCAGTCGATGGCATTGTGTCAG TTCCATATGCACTGGGTCCAATGGCAAGGGATGTGGACAGCCTGGCCCTCTGCATGAAGGCACTGCTCTGCGAGGAGATGTTCCAGCTGGATCCCACCGTGCCTCCCATCCCCTTCAATGAGGAG GTGTATTCAAGCTCTGCTCCCCTGCGGATCGGATACTACGACACAGATGGTTACTTCCCACTGCCTCCTTGCATGCGGAGGGCAGTGCATGAAACCAAGGAGGCTCTTCAGGCAGCTGGGCACCAG CTGGTGCTCTTTTCTCCACTTCACATCCACCGTGTCATGACTGAACTGtttttgaagacattttttGCTGACGGAGGCCGTGCTTGGTTGGATGTGTT TACAGGAAATATTGTAGATCCAAGCTTAAAACCCCAGGTGAATTTCTGCAGGATCCCAAGGCTTGGGAAGAAGATTCTGGCTCTGATTCTTAAACCTCTG TTTCCCCGCATGGCCGACTATCTGAACGCCTTGTGTGGCATGAG GTCAGTGAAGGAGATGTGGGATCATCAGCACCAAATAGAG GTGTACCGCTCTGAGTTCATCACCCAATGGAGGGAACTCCAGCTGGATGTcatgctgtgccctgtgctggggccAGCCTTCACCATAGGGTTCCCTGGGAAACTCCTCT CTGCCATCTCCTCCACAATGCTGTACAACGTCCTCAACTTCCCTGCTGGGGTTGTACCCGTCAGCACAGTGACAGAGGCTGATGAAGAAGAGCTGAAGATTTACCGAGGATGCTGTGATGACCTCTGGGACAGGACACTGAAGCAG GCTGTggaaggagctgtggggctgcccgTGGCCGTGCAATGTGTGGCTTTGCCATGGCAGGAGGAGATGTGCCTCCGGTTCATGAAGGAGGTAGAGACCCTCAGCCGAGCGAAGAGAGCAGCGTAG
- the LOC107317595 gene encoding vitamin D3 hydroxylase-associated protein-like isoform X2, protein MRQFLSETELAPAAALALLCSSAAAVVVWKWLGKRHIQKKMEEARRTRDEGVKKMAKAVQQFREQVSSDKTDAILSLPLLELAGRLQEGSLSPRTVLYTYIQKGHLSTCGLVKFLGTPEQEDSVLVKVLKRQGAIPFAKTNVPQSLFNYDCSNLIFGQTLNPLNHQKTPGGSSGGEGALIAGGGSLLGIGSDVGGSIRLPSSFCGLCGLKPTAQRLSLSGINGPVDGIVSVPYALGPMARDVDSLALCMKALLCEEMFQLDPTVPPIPFNEEVYSSSAPLRIGYYDTDGYFPLPPCMRRAVHETKEALQAAGHQLVLFSPLHIHRVMTELFLKTFFADGGRAWLDVFTGNIVDPSLKPQVNFCRIPRLGKKILALILKPLFPRMADYLNALCGMRSVKEMWDHQHQIEVYRSEFITQWRELQLDVMLCPVLGPAFTIGFPGKLLSAISSTMLYNVLNFPAGVVPVSTVTEADEEELKIYRGCCDDLWDRTLKQAVEGAVGLPVAVQCVALPWQEEMCLRFMKEVETLSRAKRAA, encoded by the exons ATGAGACAGTTCCTATCAGAGACAGAgctggctcctgctgctgctcttgcccttctctgcagttcagcagcagctgtagtGGTCTGGAAATGGCTGGGCAAAAGGCACATCCAGAAGAAGATGGAAGAGGCTCGGAGGACCCGGGATGAAGGTGTGAAGAAAATGGCAAAAGCTGTCCAACAGTTCAGGGAGCAG GTCTCCAGTGACAAGACAGATGCCATCCTTTCCCTGCCCTTGCTGGAACTtgctgggaggctgcaggaagggTCCCTGTCCCCCAGAACTGTCCTTTATACTTACATACAGAAG GGGCATCTATCAACCTGTGGGCTCGTGAAGTTCCTTGGCACTCCAGAGCAGGAGGACAGTGTCCTAGTCAAGGTTCTGAAGAGACAAGGGGCCATCCCATTCGCTAAGACCAATGTGCCACAATCCCTCTTCAA CTATGACTGCAGCAATCTCATTTTTGGCCAGACGCTGAACCCCCTCAACCACCAGAAGACCCCCGGGGGCTCCTCAGGAGGGGAGGGAGCTCTGATTGCAGGGGGAGGCTCCCTTCTGGGTATTGGCTCAGATGTCGGTGGTAGCATCCGTCTTCCATCCAGCTTCTGTGGGCTGTGTGGGCTCAAACCCACAGCCCAAAGGCTCAG tcTGTCTGGAATTAATGGCCCAGTCGATGGCATTGTGTCAG TTCCATATGCACTGGGTCCAATGGCAAGGGATGTGGACAGCCTGGCCCTCTGCATGAAGGCACTGCTCTGCGAGGAGATGTTCCAGCTGGATCCCACCGTGCCTCCCATCCCCTTCAATGAGGAG GTGTATTCAAGCTCTGCTCCCCTGCGGATCGGATACTACGACACAGATGGTTACTTCCCACTGCCTCCTTGCATGCGGAGGGCAGTGCATGAAACCAAGGAGGCTCTTCAGGCAGCTGGGCACCAG CTGGTGCTCTTTTCTCCACTTCACATCCACCGTGTCATGACTGAACTGtttttgaagacattttttGCTGACGGAGGCCGTGCTTGGTTGGATGTGTT TACAGGAAATATTGTAGATCCAAGCTTAAAACCCCAGGTGAATTTCTGCAGGATCCCAAGGCTTGGGAAGAAGATTCTGGCTCTGATTCTTAAACCTCTG TTTCCCCGCATGGCCGACTATCTGAACGCCTTGTGTGGCATGAG GTCAGTGAAGGAGATGTGGGATCATCAGCACCAAATAGAG GTGTACCGCTCTGAGTTCATCACCCAATGGAGGGAACTCCAGCTGGATGTcatgctgtgccctgtgctggggccAGCCTTCACCATAGGGTTCCCTGGGAAACTCCTCT CTGCCATCTCCTCCACAATGCTGTACAACGTCCTCAACTTCCCTGCTGGGGTTGTACCCGTCAGCACAGTGACAGAGGCTGATGAAGAAGAGCTGAAGATTTACCGAGGATGCTGTGATGACCTCTGGGACAGGACACTGAAGCAG GCTGTggaaggagctgtggggctgcccgTGGCCGTGCAATGTGTGGCTTTGCCATGGCAGGAGGAGATGTGCCTCCGGTTCATGAAGGAGGTAGAGACCCTCAGCCGAGCGAAGAGAGCAGCGTAG
- the LOC107317594 gene encoding vitamin D3 hydroxylase-associated protein, with amino-acid sequence MTQERLWQILDPLWADPRILSALFCGSAAAIVLLKRLGHRRIQQKMEEARRARDLALERMEKAARRFKQENPDTQTAHILSLTMVELAEKLKEGSLSPESVLYSYMGKALEVNREVNCVIDFIHGCEDQLQKLKKQKEKGLLYGIPVSIKDHIDCKGHISSGGLVKFLGQVKEEDSVIVQVLKSQGAIPFVKTNIPQTMINYDCSNLIFGQTLNPLNHQKTSGGSSGGEGALIAGGGSLLGIGSDVAGSIRLPSSFCGLCGLKPTGFRISKLGVISPITGMSSVIGMLGPMARDVDSLALCMKALLCEEMFRLDPTVPPIPFNEEVYTSSKPLRIGYYEEDGYFQPSPSMKRAVQQTRKLLQEAGHTIIPFEPPKINYMVDELFTRGIFSDGAAHLVDSCKGDIVDPNLKSQFNTYRLPAFVKRILAIILKPIYPRIARDLSALCGVGSAKNLWDQHAAVAVYRTEFIAKWRKQKLDVILCPVLGPAFNHGYAGKLFAATSYTNLYNVLNFPAGVVPVSTVTRADEEELKHYQGYYGDPWDKRLKEAVEGAVGLPVAVQCVALPWQEELCLRFMKEVENLSRGIRRNA; translated from the exons ATGACCCAGGAGCGACTGTGGCAGATCCTAGATCCCTTGTGGGCTGACCCTCGCATTCTCTCAGCCTTGTTTTGTGGTTCAGCTGCAGCCATTGTGCTGCTGAAACGGCTGGGTCATAGGAGGATCCAGCAGAAGATGGAAGAAGCAAGAAGAGCACGGGACCTGGCTCTGGAGCGAATGGAAAAGGCAGCTCGCAGGTTTAAACAAGAG AACCCAGACACCCAGACTGCACACATCCTCTCACTGACCATGGTGGAGCTGGCggagaagctgaaggagggaTCCCTGTCCCCAGAGAGCGTTCTCTACTCCTACATGGGCAAA GCTCTGGAGGTGAATCGGGAGGTGAACTGTGTAATAGACTTCATCCATGGCTGTGAGGATCAGCTCCAGaaactgaagaagcagaaggagaaggggCTGCTCTATGGCATTCCTGTCAGCATCAAGGACCACATTGACTGCAAG GGCCATATCTCCTCTGGTGGGCTGGTGAAGTTTCTGGGCCAAGTGAAGGAAGAAGACAGTGTCATTGTCCAGGTTCTGAAGAGCCAGGGGGCAATCCCCTTCGTGAAAACCAACATCCCACAGACAATGATAAA CTATGACTGCAGCAATCTCATTTTCGGCCAGACTCTGAACCCCCTCAACCACCAGAAGACCTCCGGGGGCTCCTCAGGAGGGGAGGGAGCTCTGATTGCAGGGGGAGGCTCCCTTCTGGGCATTGGCTCAGATGTAGCTGGCAGCATCCGCCTGCCATCCAGCTTCTGTGGGCTATGTGGGCTCAAACCCACAGGCTTCAGGATCAG CAAATTGGGTGTGATTTCTCCTATCACAGGAATGAGCTCAG TGATAGGTATGCTGGGTCCAATGGCAAGGGATGTGGACAGCCTGGCCCTCTGCATGAAGGCACTGCTCTGCGAGGAGATGTTCCGGCTGGATCCCACCgtgccccccatccccttcAATGAGGAG GTTTACACCAGTTCAAAACCACTTCGGATTGGATATTATGAAGAAGATGGCTACTTCCAGCCCTCACCCAGCATGAAACGGGCTGTCCAGCAGACCAGAAAGCTCCTCCAGGAAGCAGGGCATACA ATCATTCCCTTTGAGCCACCTAAGATCAACTACATGGTAGATGAGCTATTTACCAGAGGGATTTTCTCTGACGGTGCTGCTCACCTGGTGGACTCTTG CAAAGGAGACATCGTGGATCCCAATCTGAAGTCCCAGTTCAATACTTACAGGCTTCCTGCTTTTGTGAAGAGGATCCTGGCTATCATTTTGAAGCCCATT TACCCACGAATTGCTCGGGATCTCAGCGCTCTCTGTGGAGTGGG GTCTGCCAAAAACCTTTGGGATCAGCACGCAGCTGTGGCG GTTTACCGCACTGAATTCATTGCTAAATGGAGGAAGCAAAAACTGGATGTGATTCTTTGTCCCGTACTTGGTCCAGCCTTTAACCATGGCTACGCTGGGAAGCTATTTG CTGCGACCTCCTATACCAACTTATACAATGTCTTAAACTTCCCTGCTGGAGTGGTGCCGGTCAGCACTGTCACAAGAGCTGATGAAGAAGAACTGAAGCATTACCAAGGGTACTATGGGGACCCTTGGGATAAGAGACTGAAAGAG gctgtggaaggagctgtggggctgcctgtAGCTGTGCAATGTGTGGCTTTGCCAtggcaggaggagctgtgccTTCGGTTCATGAAGGAGGTGGAGAACCTGTCCCGTGGCATCAGGAGAAATGCGTGA